Proteins encoded together in one Cyprinus carpio isolate SPL01 chromosome B14, ASM1834038v1, whole genome shotgun sequence window:
- the LOC109102481 gene encoding dihydropteridine reductase-like: MAAANRVLVYGGKGALGSACVHYFKSKGWWVASIDIVANEEANANVLVKLCESFTDQAAQVTSDVATLLGEHKVDAIVCVAGGWAGGNCSSKDLYKNSDMMWKQSVWTSTISSHLASLHLKPGGLLTLSGAKASLEGTPGMVGYGMAKAAVHQLCKSLAGENSGLPSIPLTSKLLPVTLDTPMNRKFMPDADIGSWTPLEYIAETFYSWATGSGRPASGSLIQLVTTGGETEASAAQ, from the exons ATGGCAGCTGCGAACCGTGTCCTTGTTTACGGAGGAAAAGGAGCTCTCGGCTCAGCATGTGTGCATTATTTTAAGTCAAAAGGCTGG TGGGTTGCCAGCATTGACATCGTAGCGAACGAAGAAGCGAACGCAAACGTCCTGGTGAAGCTCTGCGAGTCGTTCACCGATCAAGCCGCTCAG GTGACATCAGATGTAGCCACATTGCTGGGGGAACACAAGGTCGACGCCATTGTTTGTGTGGCAGGAGGATGGGCCGGAGGAAACTGTAgctcaaaag ACTTGTATAAGAACTCTGATATGATGTGGAAACAGAGTGTCTGGACCTCCACCATTTCCAGTCATCTTGCATCGCTCCATCTGAAGCCAGGAGGCCTGCTGACCCTCTCTGGTGCAAAGGCCTCACTAGAAGGCACTCCAG GTATGGTTGGGTATGGCATGGCCAAGGCTGCAGTCCATCAGCTCTGCAAGAGTCTGGCTGGCGAGAACAGTGGCCTTCCATCTATACCTTTAACA TCTAAGCTATTGCC GGTTACCTTGGATACACCAATGAACAGGAAATTCATGCCTGACGCAGATATTGGGAGCTGGACACCACTGGAATACATCGCAGA AACCTTCTACAGCTGGGCCACTGGGTCAGGCCGGCCAGCCTCAGGCAGCCTCATACAGCTGGTGACTACTGGGGGGGAAACCGAGGCCTCAGCGGCCCAGTAA